From one Rhodanobacteraceae bacterium genomic stretch:
- a CDS encoding MOSC domain-containing protein encodes MSATLGEIVVYPLKSGAGQSLSVASVAGRGLAGDRSWMLVDRDGRFVSGREWPALVRVQVEADGPRARFALDGFGRLEVEVAGEATRREVEVWGSRMSAADGGDAAAAWFSAAFGQPLRLVHADAAMLRPLDPAYAQPGDETAFADGYPLLLLSRSACAELSARAGRDLGWQRFRPNLLIDGVPAHAEDGWGRVRIGDIEFDVVKPCVRCVFTTVDPDRGEREADGEPLRTLKDYRRGAKGITFGQNLIARGRGTIRLGDPVVVL; translated from the coding sequence ATGAGCGCCACCCTCGGCGAGATCGTCGTCTATCCGCTGAAATCCGGCGCCGGGCAGTCGCTGTCGGTCGCCTCAGTGGCTGGTCGCGGACTCGCCGGGGACCGCAGCTGGATGCTGGTCGATCGCGATGGCCGCTTCGTCAGCGGCCGCGAATGGCCCGCGCTGGTGCGAGTGCAGGTCGAGGCGGACGGCCCGCGGGCGCGCTTTGCGCTGGATGGCTTCGGGCGCCTGGAGGTTGAGGTTGCTGGCGAGGCGACGCGTCGCGAGGTGGAAGTCTGGGGCAGCCGGATGAGCGCCGCAGATGGCGGCGACGCGGCTGCCGCCTGGTTCAGCGCCGCCTTCGGCCAGCCGCTGCGACTGGTCCACGCGGATGCCGCGATGCTGCGACCGCTGGATCCCGCTTACGCGCAGCCGGGCGATGAAACCGCCTTCGCCGACGGCTATCCGCTGTTGCTGCTGTCGCGCTCCGCCTGCGCCGAGCTGTCCGCGCGCGCCGGGCGCGACCTCGGCTGGCAGCGTTTCCGACCGAACCTCCTGATCGACGGTGTGCCTGCCCATGCGGAGGACGGCTGGGGTCGCGTACGCATCGGCGACATCGAATTCGATGTGGTCAAGCCCTGCGTGCGCTGCGTGTTCACCACGGTCGACCCCGACCGCGGCGAGCGCGAGGCGGACGGCGAGCCGCTGCGCACGCTGAAGGACTATCGCCGCGGCGCCAAGGGCATCACCTTCGGCCAGAACCTGATCGCCCGCGGTCGCGGCACGATCAGGCTGGGCGATCCGGTCGTCGTGCTCTGA